In one window of bacterium DNA:
- the rplW gene encoding 50S ribosomal protein L23: MAVEHFKIVKFPIVTEKSNDVIALNKYTFCVDKKYNKIEIKKAVETIYNVKVVDINVVNMPKKKKKYKFKIEGYRPGYKKAIVTLKEGDQIAIT, translated from the coding sequence ATGGCAGTTGAACATTTTAAGATCGTAAAATTTCCTATTGTTACCGAGAAATCAAATGATGTAATAGCATTAAACAAATATACTTTCTGTGTTGATAAGAAGTATAATAAGATTGAAATTAAAAAAGCAGTAGAAACTATTTATAATGTAAAAGTTGTGGATATTAATGTTGTTAATATGCCAAAGAAAAAGAAAAAGTATAAATTTAAAATTGAGGGATATCGACCCGGCTATAAGAAAGCTATAGTTACTCTTAAGGAGGGTGATCAAATTGCCATTACGTAA